A segment of the Prochlorococcus sp. RS04 genome:
TTTGTACTCGGCAAATTTTCAATTTGTTTTGCCATTCCAATTTTTTGCGAACCCTGTCCAGGGAATACCCATGCAACTGTCATAATGTTCCTATTTTGTTTTTAACCCCATTTAATTAGGGCTGCACCCCAACTTAACCCAGCACCGAAACCACTTGTAGCAATAATATCATTTTGTTTAATTCTATAATCTCTTACAGCTTCATCCATCATGAGTGGAATTGTTGCTGCTGACGTATTGCCATATTTTTCTAAATTACTAAGAATCTTTTCTCTGGGAATTTTTAACCTTTCTCCTACAGAATCCAATATTCTTTGATTAGCTTGATGCAGTAAGAGCCAATCAACTTGATTAGACTTATATCTCATTTTTTTCAACAACTTTTCAAGAATTAGGGAAACTTCTTTAACTGCGAATTTATAAACTTCCTGACCATTCATCTGAATTGGAGAAAAACCTCCACTTAAAAAGTCAATTTCATCAACTATTGAATTCTTATCCTTTTTTGATGGAAGATTAAGAAAAGAACCCCTTCCCCCATCAGTTCGCATGTCAAAACCGATAAAATTATCAAATTCATTTGTGGCTTCAATTGCTAATGCACCGGCACCATCTCCAAAGAGGATACAACTTCTTCTATCATTCCAATCAACAAAACTTGATAATTGATCTGCTCCAATAACAATAGCCCTTTTAAAACTACCCCCTTTTAAAAATTGTGAGGCTGTTATTAAGGCGAATAAAAATCCACTACACGCTGCAGTTAAATCGAAAGCTACAGCATTAGCTGCCCCTAATTTACCTTGAATGGATGGGGCTGATCCAAATAAATCATGCGGAGTAGAAGTAGCTAAAACAATCAAATCAATCGTTTTAATATCCCAATTAGCCATTTCTATAGCGTTTATAGCAGCCTTATAACCCATCTCAGTAACATTATCTTCTACGCTAGAAATTCTTCTCTCAGAAATGCCAGTTCTAGATTTTATCCATTCATTGCTTGTATCAACCTTTTGACTAATTTTTTGATTGGTTAGGATTTGATCAGGTACATAACTTCCGCTTCCCTTGAATGACAATCCAATCTGATTAAATTTAATTCCTTCCAAAAGAGTTTTTTAGTTACTTATATTAGTCAAACATAAATTTGACTCAATATGTTTTATGAATTTAAAACTTGAAGCTTTTGCAGTTGATTCAAATTGTCCATAACACCATGATTCACAGCAGAGTGAGCCAAGCGAAGAGCACTTACTACTGATAAAGATTTGCTACTTCCATGACCAATAACGCAAATACCATTCACCCCAAGTAATAAAGCGCCTCCATGTTCGGCATGATCTAATCTTTTCTTAATTCTAAGTAGATTACTTCTTAAAAAAGCTGAACCAACTTTCCCCCGCCTTCCACGTGGCAGCTCAGATCTCAAAATATCTAATAAAACTCCTCCCACAGATTCAAGAAATTTCAACAATATATTTCCAGTAAATCCATCACAGACAACTACGTCAAAACTACCTGATAGTACATCTCTCCCTTCACAATTACCTCCAAAATCAAAACTTTTTTCAGAAGATAATAATTCAAATGTTTTTAAGGATAAATCATTACCTTTACATTCTTCTTCTCCAATATTTAAGAGGCCAATTCTTGGTTTTTGTACTTGAAGGACATCTTTTGCATAAATATTACCTAGAAGAGCAAATTGATGCAGATAAGATGGCTTACAATCAGTATTTGCACCGACATCTAAAACTAATACCGGGCGAGTTTGATCCCTTGTTGGAAACAATGCTCCTATAGCTGGTCTCTCAATGCCTTTCAATCTCCCAATTCTAAATATGGCAGAAGCCATCATGGCGCCTGAATTACCCGCTGAGTAGACAGCTTCAGCTTTATTATTTCTCACTAAATCCATTGCAACGTTTATACTTGCATTTTTCCTTTTTCTAACTGCGGTAGCTTCTTCATTCATCCCAATAGGTTCTCCACTATCAATTAATTCAAGACGATTATTATCTATTTCATTTTCTAATAATTCTGCTAAACCATTTTTTCTTGCTGCATCTTTAACTTTTTCAATTTCGCCGACAAACTTTATATTTATTGGAAATCTACTTATTGCTTCTAGGCAACCTCCAAGAATTGGACCAGGAGCATAATCACCACCCATCCCATCAACTGCGATCCAAATTCTTTTAGATTGAGATTCCTCCACCCTATCTAAAATATTATCGTTATTTTGTAATCTTTTTAATGGGTCAAAAACTAATGGCTGCAATGTATTTTTAGCTATTGAACTAGCATTTGAAACTACACTACTAGCAGTATTAACAACAGATTCAGCACTTGAAACTACATTACCTGCAACATTACCTGCAACATTACCAGCAACATTACTAGCTGTGGTTACTACTGATCCAGCACCAGAAACCATATTACCCGCAACATTACTAGCCGTTGCTGCAGAACTAGCAGCAGTATCAACTATAGAGGTCACAGCCGAATTTCTTTTATACCAAATTACTAATCTTCTAATGGCTCTAGGCTTGTTAATTTTTTGCGCAGTTTCTTTCCCCATTTATTTACCATCAAAGGGAGCAATATCGACAATCCGTTGAAAAAGATATCCTGTACCCCTTGCTGTCAATATTAATTCTGGATTTGCTGGATCTGCCTCCAGTTTGGATCTTAATCTTGAAATATGAACATCGACAACTCTTGTATCTACATGTCTCTCGGGAGTATATCCCCAAACTTCTTTCAAAATCTCTCCTCTACTAAATGGCTCTCCTGACCTACTCACCAAAAGCTCTAAGAGACTAAATTCCATACCAGTTAATCTAATTCTCTCATCACTTTTAAAAACTTGTCTTCGATTTGTATCAATTTTTATATCCGTAACCAAAATTAATCCTGAATTAGGCATTCCAGGAATTTGCTCTTTGTCGATTCTTCTAAGAACACACCTAATTCTAGCTTCTAACTCCTTTGGGCTAAATGGTTTTACTACATAATCATCAGCCCCTAATTCTAAACCTGTTATCCTATCTGCAACATCTCCTAATGCAGTTAACATAACAATTGGAACATCAGAATCTTTCCTTAACTCTTGACAAACTCCATAACCATCTAGTTTTGGCATCATAACGTCAAGTACAACTAAATCAGGTTCATAATCTTTAAATAACTTTAGTGCTTCTTTGCCATCACTTGCAGTTACAACTTTGTAGCCAATCATGGAGAGACGCGTCTCCAGAATTCTTCTAATACTTGCCTCGTCATCTGCGACAAGTATAGTTTCTTTAGTTTGACTAGATAGAGCCATATGTTTCTATTAGCTAATCAGTAAGAGAATTTATTATTAACCTAATCTAACTTGTAGAGGGGCAATATCCCAAACATTCTAGTTCCATTACTTTATTCAGAGACTAAATGTCTAGCAAATTATCTACTTTTATTTGTCAGAATTGCGGATCTGAAACTTCTCAATACTTTGGTAGATGCCTAAATTGCAACTCATGGAATTCCATTGTTGAAGAAATAAAAAGCAAGAGATCTAAATATCAAGAAATAAAAAATATTAAAGTTAATAAAAAATCTATACAGTTTAACGAGATTTCATCAAAAAAAATATCAAGATTTACAAGTGGTTTTAGAGAATTTGATCGAGTGCTTGGAGGTGGAATAGTACCTGGATCTGTTGTTTTACTAGGAGGAGAACCAGGTATAGGTAAAAGCACAATAGTGCTTCAATCAGCAGGAAAAATATCTCTAAATCAGAAAGTTTTATATATAACTGCAGAAGAATCTTTAGAACAAGTAAAAATTAGATGGGAAAGATTAAAGCAAAACAGTATTGATTTACAAATTTTTGCAGAAACCAATTTATCCCTAATTATTGAAGAGATCAAACGCGTAAGTCCGAGTTTCGCAATTATTGATAGTATTCAAGCCATCCATAATCATGAAATGCAAAGTTCCCCTGGATCGGTTTCTCAAGTTAGAGAATGTTCATCTGAATTGCAAAATCTTGCCAAAGAAAATAACATTGCGCTTCTAATAATTGGTCATGTAACCAAAGATGGTGCTTTAGCTGGCCCAAAAACTCTAGAGCATTTAGTGGATACAGTAATAAACTTTGAAGGAGATAATATTTCCTCACATAGATTACTAAGAAGTATAAAAAATCGATTTGGATCGACCTTCGAGATTGGAATTTTTGAAATGCTTGAAGAGGGTTTACATGAGATAAAAAACCCAAGTTCAATTTTTACAAATAAAGAAAATATTTCAGGTGTAACAACTACGATTACAAATGAAGGCTCTCGACCATTAGCAATTGATATTCAAGCACTGGTAAATAAAACTTTCTACAGTAACCCAAGACGTACTACAACTGGAATAAGCATAAATAGGTTGCATCAAATTCTAGCTGTTATTGAAAAACACGTAGGAATAAAATTATCTGAATTTGATTGTTATATAGCTACTGGTGGAGGGTTTGAGATTAATGACCCATCCTCTGACTTAGGTGTAGCAATTTCAATTTTATCAAGTTTGAAAAATATTCCTCCTTTGGCAAATAGCTCATTTATTGGGGAATTGGGTTTGAGCGGTCAGGTTAGAAAATCGAATAACCTTCGTACAAAGATAGAAGAAGCTGTAAGACTAGGGATCAAAAATATCGTAGTGCCAAAATTAGAAGTAGAACTAAATAATAATTTTCAAAATTTAATAAATATCAAGGAGATCTCCAATATTAATGAAGCAGTTAATTATTCTTTTTCAAAATAAAAAAATCAAAGATACATATCAATTGAGCTTCTGCCTGAGTTTTTCAACCAATTCTCAATATCTAAATATCCACCTGGATAAAGTCTCACTGCTTTAGACCAGACTTCAGCAGCTTTATCAAACCAAATATCTCTTTGATCTAAATCACCATTTTGCTCAGCATATCTTCCCCTTTTTTCATAAATTAAACCTATATTTTTCAAGCATGATGGTTGTTTGGGGTTTTCTACTAATGCTTTTTGATAAGTTTCAATAGACAAATCTTCTTCACCGTTACTCATATATATGATTGCCATATTTTTTAAAGTCTCACCCCTATCAATTTTATTTTCTTCAAGCAGTAAACTCTCTTTGTAATACTCTAATGCTTCAGAATAATCCCCATTATTTTGTGCAGCTAAGCCATCTCTATAATAAATATATGCCTTTTTTTCTTTCTCAGCGATAGGCATTATTTTTACAATAGATTCAGCAATTACAGTAAAAGCTTTATCAATAAAATTGTCTCTGTTTTGATTACTAGGCACTGCTCAAAATCTAATAAAATTAATATAGTAATTTAAAAAATTACTATTTAAAAAGTCTATTACATTTATTATTATAGTTAAATATAAAGACAAGCATTAATTTGCTTCTATCGTGAAAAATATGGAGAGCATTCAATTAAGCGTTAAAGGAATGAAGTGCGGAGGTTGTGTTAGTACTGTTGAAAAAATATTGAATAATTCTGATGGTATTGAAAATGTTTCTGTTAACTTGCTTACTGAAAGTGCATATTTTGAAATTACCCAGAAACATATAGATATAGAATCAGTTCTCGAAAATTTAAAAGAGAATGGTTTCCCAGCAAAGATTTACATAAATGATTTTTCAAAAAAAATAAATAAAACAGAATTAGAAAAAAAAAAGAAGTGGAATAATCAATGGAAAAAACTAACTTTTGCCCTATTACTTTTATTCTTTTCAGGATTAGGTCATCTGGCAGAAGGAAGATATATAAATTTTCCAATATTAGGTAATATATTTTTTCACGCTTCATTAGCAACGTTAGCTCTATTATTTCCTGGCAGAGGAATAATTATTAATGGATTCAAATCATTTATTAAGAACCATCCCGATATGGATTCTTTAGTAGCTCTAGGTGTAATTAGCGCATATACAACAAGTCTTCTATCCTTAATATTTCCTGCCACTGGTTTTCCTTGTTTTTTTAATGAGCCAGTTATGCTGTTAGGCTTCATACTGATTGGGCGTTACTTAGAAGAAAGAGCAAGATATCAAACTGGTTCATCCATTGGAGAATTATTAGATCTTCAACCTGAAATGGCAAATATCTACACAGAAGACAATCAAATAAAGTCAATAAGAGTGAATACTTTAAGACCTAATCAAGAGATTCAAGTTTTAGCAGGAGACAGAGTACCTGCTGACTGTATTGTTACCCGAGGTAATTCATATGTTGATGTTTCACATATTACTGGAGAATCCAAACCTATAGAAGTAAAGGAAGGCGAAAATCTATCTAGTGGGTCTTTAAATCTTAATTCAACTCTTAGACTAAAAGTACAAAAGGTCGGAGGAGATTCTTCTCTTGCAAAACTAGTAAATCTGATTGAGTCTGTAAACGCTAGAAAACCTCGCATCCAAAGCATTGCTGATGAAATTGCAGGTAAATTTACATACTTTGTACTTATTTTTGCTACTCTAACCTTCTTCTTTTGGTGGAAGGGGGCAAGAAACATATGGCCTGATTTATTAAGTCACAATAATGAATTAATCACTCACTCAAGCCATACACTTCATAGTTCGCTTGGTAGTAATGCTGAGAATTTCCTGAGTTTAGCAATTCAATTATCAATTGCCGTTTTAGTGATAGCTTGTCCTTGTGCATTAGGTTTGGCCACCCCAACCGTAATCACTGTCGCATCAGGTAAAGCAGCAAAAAAAGGGGTTTTATTCAAAGGCGGGGACAAAATAGAGATGGCTTCAAAAATTAATCACATTATTTTTGACAAGACCGGTACTTTAACAAAAGGTAAGCCTTTCATTGTTGATTACAAAAATAATAATGATCATACATTTTTATTGAAAATAGCTGCCAGTTTAGAAAAAGAAAGCAGACATCCAATCGCAGATGCCTTAATTCAAGAGGCAAAAAAGCAAAATTTAAGTTTATTTCCAATAAAAAAAATTTTCACTCATTCAGGGCGCGGTATTTCAGGAGAACTTGAGTCAATTGATGGACTTATTAATATTGGAAATATTGAATGGCTACTAAGCAAAGGAATAATTATTGATAGTAATGCAAAACAAGTCATTGAAAATGAAGAAACAAAAACGAACACTATCATTGGAGTAAGTATCAAAGATAATTTATTAGGCTTTATTTTGCTCGGAGATTTACTAAGAGATGATTCAATTAAAACAGTTCAAAATTTAAGAGAAAACAAATTTAAAATTAATATTTTAAGTGGCGATAGAAAACAAACAGTTTTAGCTTTAGCAAAAAAAATTGGTTGTAAAGAAACGGAAGTAAAATGGGATCTTCTTCCTGAAATGAAGCTTAAGACTATAGAAACTTTAAAAATTAACAATAAAGTGGCAATGATTGGTGATGGTATTAATGATGTCCCAGCCTTAGCATCCTCAGACTTAGGAATTGCGGTAGGATCAGGGACTCAAATAGCCAAAGCAAATGCAGATGTAGTATTAATGGGAGATCAACTAAATGGATTAACCTACGCCTTAAACCTTGCAAAAAAAACTATAAGAAAAATAAAGCAAAATCTAACATGGGCTTTTGGTTACAACTTACTAGCTATACCTTTAGCCGCGGGCATTCTATTCCCTAAATACGGTATTCTTCTTACTCCGTCAATAGCAGCATTATTGATGGCTATTAGCTCTATTACAGTTGTAATTAATGCTTTATCTTTGGATTAAATGAAAGGAAAATTTATCGTTATTGAGGGTATTGATGGATGTGGTAAAACTACCCAAATAGATGAACTATCTAAGTGGCTTCCTAATAGTGATCTAATAAAGAAAGGGTCTAAATTAATCACAACTAGAGAGCCTGGAGGCAGTCTTTTAGGAAAAAAACTTAGAGGACTGATTCTTGATAATAATGAAAATAACAAGCCTTCATCTCTTGCAGAATTATTGCTTTATTCAGCAGATAGAGCTGAACACGTTTCCAAAATTATTTCACCTGCTTTAAATAACAATGATTGGGTAATAAGTGATAGATTTTCCGATTCCACACTGGCTTATCAAGGTTATGGAAGAAATATAAATTTAGAAATAATTAAAAATATTGAATCTATTGTGTGTCAAGGAGTATCTCCAGATCTCACTTTCTTCTTAGAAATTTCTCCAGAAGAGAGCATATTTCGAAGAAAAAATGAAATTCCAGACAGAATAGAGTCAGAGGGTATTAGATTTTTAGAGAGAGTAAATGAAGGCTTCAAACTTATTGCCAAACAAAAAAACTGGAAAGTAATATCTGCTTCACAAAATATTAAAACCATTTCTAATCAAATTAAAGAAACTTTGCTAAACAATTTTTCTAATAACAAATGATTGAGGTTAAAAAAAATAATTATTTCTTGAATGAAGAAGTCAATACCTTTCTTCAAAACATAATTAAAAACAAATCATTGGCTAATGGTTATATATTTTATGGTGCTGAAGGATTAGGCAAAAAGCAAACTGCTCTTCAATTTATAAAAGAGATTTTCAAACAGTCTTCACCAAGCAAAAATGTTGAAGAGAGAATTACAAACAATAACCATCCTGATTTTTTAATTATTGAACCTGATTCTCTTTTGGCAACAAAAAGTTCAGGAAGTGTCGAACTTGAAAAAACAATAAAAAGTGGATCCGAGATTATTAAAATTACTCAAATACGTAATATCAAAACCTTTCTTAGTCAAAAATCAATAAACTCAGAAAAAAAAATTGTTTTGATTATTGATGCTCACCTCTTAAACGAAGCGGCCTCAAATTGCCTTTTAAAAACTTTAGAAGAACCTAGTAACGGCATTTTTATTTTACTAACATCTAAATTAAACCTTCTATTAGATACGATCATCTCAAGATGTCAAATCGTAAGATTTCGATCTTTTTCTAGTAAAGAAATAAAATCAATTTTAAAAGAATATCTAAATACTTCTAAATTAAAGATAAATACAAAATTAAAATTTGAAGATTTAATAAACTCTGCAAATGGATCTCCAAAAAAATTATTGAAAAATATTGAAATTTGGAATGATTTTTCAGATGAAATTATGAGTAAATTAGATTATCCAATTAAAAATAGTCTGGAAATATTAGAAATATCTAAATCAATATCTGAAAAATTAGAAATTTTTCAGCAGATTTATTTAGTAAATTTAATTCAAACAATTTGGTGGAGAAAAACAAAAAATATAGGTTTAGTTAAAAAACTTGAAAATTTAAAATCTCTCTTAAGAAAAAATATTCAACCAAAGTTGGCATGGGAAATAACTTTTTTAAAAATTTCAATGGAAGATATATGAGATTAGTCTGCTGCAGAATTTATCAGGTCTGGATTTCTTGCTTGAATGAACTCTTGCCTAGCAGTTTCCACTTGAGAACCAATAGGTAACTCGAGACAATATCCAGCACCGTATACAGTTTTTATATATATAGGTTTGCGTGGATCGGGTTCAAGTTTAGTGCGTAAGTGCCTAATATGTACTCTTATTGTCTCAATATCATCATCAGGTTCATATCCCCATACTTCTTTAAGAATTAATGCTGGCGATACAGTTTGACCATGTCTCTGCAAAAGACAATGAAGAAGTTCAAATTCAAGATGCGTTAACCTAACAGGAGATTCAAACCAAATAGCTTCAAATCTTTCAGGAACAAGAGTTAAGGGTCCATAATTCAATATTTC
Coding sequences within it:
- a CDS encoding beta-ketoacyl-ACP synthase III; translation: MEGIKFNQIGLSFKGSGSYVPDQILTNQKISQKVDTSNEWIKSRTGISERRISSVEDNVTEMGYKAAINAIEMANWDIKTIDLIVLATSTPHDLFGSAPSIQGKLGAANAVAFDLTAACSGFLFALITASQFLKGGSFKRAIVIGADQLSSFVDWNDRRSCILFGDGAGALAIEATNEFDNFIGFDMRTDGGRGSFLNLPSKKDKNSIVDEIDFLSGGFSPIQMNGQEVYKFAVKEVSLILEKLLKKMRYKSNQVDWLLLHQANQRILDSVGERLKIPREKILSNLEKYGNTSAATIPLMMDEAVRDYRIKQNDIIATSGFGAGLSWGAALIKWG
- the plsX gene encoding phosphate acyltransferase PlsX, with the translated sequence MGKETAQKINKPRAIRRLVIWYKRNSAVTSIVDTAASSAATASNVAGNMVSGAGSVVTTASNVAGNVAGNVAGNVVSSAESVVNTASSVVSNASSIAKNTLQPLVFDPLKRLQNNDNILDRVEESQSKRIWIAVDGMGGDYAPGPILGGCLEAISRFPINIKFVGEIEKVKDAARKNGLAELLENEIDNNRLELIDSGEPIGMNEEATAVRKRKNASINVAMDLVRNNKAEAVYSAGNSGAMMASAIFRIGRLKGIERPAIGALFPTRDQTRPVLVLDVGANTDCKPSYLHQFALLGNIYAKDVLQVQKPRIGLLNIGEEECKGNDLSLKTFELLSSEKSFDFGGNCEGRDVLSGSFDVVVCDGFTGNILLKFLESVGGVLLDILRSELPRGRRGKVGSAFLRSNLLRIKKRLDHAEHGGALLLGVNGICVIGHGSSKSLSVVSALRLAHSAVNHGVMDNLNQLQKLQVLNS
- the rpaB gene encoding response regulator transcription factor RpaB, coding for MALSSQTKETILVADDEASIRRILETRLSMIGYKVVTASDGKEALKLFKDYEPDLVVLDVMMPKLDGYGVCQELRKDSDVPIVMLTALGDVADRITGLELGADDYVVKPFSPKELEARIRCVLRRIDKEQIPGMPNSGLILVTDIKIDTNRRQVFKSDERIRLTGMEFSLLELLVSRSGEPFSRGEILKEVWGYTPERHVDTRVVDVHISRLRSKLEADPANPELILTARGTGYLFQRIVDIAPFDGK
- the radA gene encoding DNA repair protein RadA, translated to MSSKLSTFICQNCGSETSQYFGRCLNCNSWNSIVEEIKSKRSKYQEIKNIKVNKKSIQFNEISSKKISRFTSGFREFDRVLGGGIVPGSVVLLGGEPGIGKSTIVLQSAGKISLNQKVLYITAEESLEQVKIRWERLKQNSIDLQIFAETNLSLIIEEIKRVSPSFAIIDSIQAIHNHEMQSSPGSVSQVRECSSELQNLAKENNIALLIIGHVTKDGALAGPKTLEHLVDTVINFEGDNISSHRLLRSIKNRFGSTFEIGIFEMLEEGLHEIKNPSSIFTNKENISGVTTTITNEGSRPLAIDIQALVNKTFYSNPRRTTTGISINRLHQILAVIEKHVGIKLSEFDCYIATGGGFEINDPSSDLGVAISILSSLKNIPPLANSSFIGELGLSGQVRKSNNLRTKIEEAVRLGIKNIVVPKLEVELNNNFQNLINIKEISNINEAVNYSFSK
- a CDS encoding photosystem I assembly protein Ycf3 encodes the protein MPSNQNRDNFIDKAFTVIAESIVKIMPIAEKEKKAYIYYRDGLAAQNNGDYSEALEYYKESLLLEENKIDRGETLKNMAIIYMSNGEEDLSIETYQKALVENPKQPSCLKNIGLIYEKRGRYAEQNGDLDQRDIWFDKAAEVWSKAVRLYPGGYLDIENWLKNSGRSSIDMYL
- a CDS encoding heavy metal translocating P-type ATPase — its product is MESIQLSVKGMKCGGCVSTVEKILNNSDGIENVSVNLLTESAYFEITQKHIDIESVLENLKENGFPAKIYINDFSKKINKTELEKKKKWNNQWKKLTFALLLLFFSGLGHLAEGRYINFPILGNIFFHASLATLALLFPGRGIIINGFKSFIKNHPDMDSLVALGVISAYTTSLLSLIFPATGFPCFFNEPVMLLGFILIGRYLEERARYQTGSSIGELLDLQPEMANIYTEDNQIKSIRVNTLRPNQEIQVLAGDRVPADCIVTRGNSYVDVSHITGESKPIEVKEGENLSSGSLNLNSTLRLKVQKVGGDSSLAKLVNLIESVNARKPRIQSIADEIAGKFTYFVLIFATLTFFFWWKGARNIWPDLLSHNNELITHSSHTLHSSLGSNAENFLSLAIQLSIAVLVIACPCALGLATPTVITVASGKAAKKGVLFKGGDKIEMASKINHIIFDKTGTLTKGKPFIVDYKNNNDHTFLLKIAASLEKESRHPIADALIQEAKKQNLSLFPIKKIFTHSGRGISGELESIDGLINIGNIEWLLSKGIIIDSNAKQVIENEETKTNTIIGVSIKDNLLGFILLGDLLRDDSIKTVQNLRENKFKINILSGDRKQTVLALAKKIGCKETEVKWDLLPEMKLKTIETLKINNKVAMIGDGINDVPALASSDLGIAVGSGTQIAKANADVVLMGDQLNGLTYALNLAKKTIRKIKQNLTWAFGYNLLAIPLAAGILFPKYGILLTPSIAALLMAISSITVVINALSLD
- the tmk gene encoding dTMP kinase, producing the protein MKGKFIVIEGIDGCGKTTQIDELSKWLPNSDLIKKGSKLITTREPGGSLLGKKLRGLILDNNENNKPSSLAELLLYSADRAEHVSKIISPALNNNDWVISDRFSDSTLAYQGYGRNINLEIIKNIESIVCQGVSPDLTFFLEISPEESIFRRKNEIPDRIESEGIRFLERVNEGFKLIAKQKNWKVISASQNIKTISNQIKETLLNNFSNNK
- a CDS encoding DNA polymerase III subunit delta', with translation MIEVKKNNYFLNEEVNTFLQNIIKNKSLANGYIFYGAEGLGKKQTALQFIKEIFKQSSPSKNVEERITNNNHPDFLIIEPDSLLATKSSGSVELEKTIKSGSEIIKITQIRNIKTFLSQKSINSEKKIVLIIDAHLLNEAASNCLLKTLEEPSNGIFILLTSKLNLLLDTIISRCQIVRFRSFSSKEIKSILKEYLNTSKLKINTKLKFEDLINSANGSPKKLLKNIEIWNDFSDEIMSKLDYPIKNSLEILEISKSISEKLEIFQQIYLVNLIQTIWWRKTKNIGLVKKLENLKSLLRKNIQPKLAWEITFLKISMEDI